In Xiphophorus maculatus strain JP 163 A chromosome 2, X_maculatus-5.0-male, whole genome shotgun sequence, one genomic interval encodes:
- the fem1b gene encoding protein fem-1 homolog B: MESLAGSVYKAASEGRVLTLAALLLNHSEVETRFLLSYVTHLAGQRSTPLIIAARNGHDNVVRLLLDHYKVDTEQTGTVRFDGYIIDGATALWCAAGAGHFEVVHLLVSHGANVNHTTITNSTPLRAACFDGRLDIVRYLVEHNADISITNKFNNTCLMIAAYRGHVDVVKFLLEQGADVNAKAHCGATALHFAAEAGHLEIVKELMDSQAAMAMNGHGMTPLKVAAESCKADVVELLMAHDDCDPPSRIEALELLGASFANDRENYDIQKTYQYLHMAMTERYHDPDNIIVKDLLPPIEAYGGRSECRTLQQLEAIRVDRDALHMEGLMIRERIMGSDNIDLSHPIIYRGAVCADNMEFEQCIRLWLHALRLRQKGNRNTHKDLLRFAQVFSQMVHLKEAVLASAVEQVLSCSVLEIQRSMARVDTAAESELPQAMDNYESNIFTFLYLACISTKTNCSDEGQAKINKHIYDLIQLDPRTREGSSLLHLAISSSTPVDDFHTNDVCSFPNAKVTKLLLDCGAQVNAVDHEGNTPLHVIVQYNRPISDFLTLHAIIINLVEAGAHTDMTNKQKKTPLDKSTTGVSEILLKTQMKMSLKCLAARAVRQHQITYRNQIPKTLEEFVEFH, encoded by the exons ATGGAGTCTTTGGCCGGCTCCGTTTATAAGGCAGCCAGCGAGGGTCGGGTCCTGACACTGGCCGCACTTCTACTCAACCACTCCGAGGTGGAGACTCGGTTCCTCCTGAGCTATGTGACTCATCTGGCCGGCCAAAGGTCCACTCCTCTTATCATTGCAGCACGGAACGGACACGACAATGTGGTGCGTCTTCTCCTGGACCACTACAAAGTGGACACGGAACAGACCGGCACGGTCCGATTCGACGG TTACATCATTGATGGGGCCACAGCGTTGTGGTGTGCAGCTGGAGCCGGACACTTTGAGGTGGTTCACCTCCTGGTGAGCCATGGCGCTAACGTCAACCACACAACCATTACCAATTCCACTCCCCTCCGGGCTGCCTGCTTCGATGGCCGACTGGACATCGTCCGCTACCTGGTGGAACACAACGCCGATATCAGCATCACCAACAAGTTCAACAATACCTGCTTGATGATCGCTGCCTACAGGGGCCATGTGGACGTGGTCAAGTTCTTGTTGGAGCAGGGTGCCGATGTCAATGCTAAGGCTCACTGTGGGGCCACGGCCCTGCACTTCGCAGCAGAGGCAGGCCATCTGGAAATTGTGAAAGAGCTGATGGACTCCCAAGCTGCCATGGCAATGAATGGACATGGCATGACACCATTAAAGGTAGCTGCAGAGAGCTGTAAAGCTGATGTGGTGGAGCTGTTGATGGCTCATGATGACTGTGACCCTCCCAGTCGCATCGAAGCCTTGGAGCTGCTGGGGGCGTCTTTTGCCAATGACCGGGAGAACTATGACATCCAGAAAACATACCAGTACCTTCACATGGCCATGACAGAGCGCTATCATGACCCTGACAACATCATTGTGAAGGACTTGCTGCCACCCATTGAAGCTTATGGGGGGCGTAGTGAGTGTAGAACGCTCCAGCAGCTGGAAGCCATCCGGGTGGACAGGGATGCCTTGCATATGGAGGGGCTCATGATTCGGGAACGCATCATGGGCTCAGACAACATTGACTTGTCACATCCTATCATTTATCGAGGAGCGGTCTGTGCAGACAACATGGAGTTTGAGCAGTGCATCAGACTGTGGCTTCATGCCCTTCGACTCCGGCAAAAGGGGAACCGCAACACGCACAAAGATTTGCTGCGCTTCGCCCAGGTATTCTCCCAGATGGTTCACCTGAAGGAGGCGGTGTTGGCCTCGGCGGTGGAGCAGGTCCTCAGCTGTAGTGTTCTGGAGATTCAGCGCAGCATGGCTCGAGTTGACACAGCGGCTGAATCCGAGCTGCCGCAGGCCATGGACAATTATGAATccaatatttttacttttctttatttggcCTGCATCTCCACTAAGACTAACTGCAGTGATGAGGGGCAAGCCAAGATTAACAAGCACATTTACGACCTGATCCAGTTGGATCCAAGGACACGTGAAGGCTCCTCGCTGCTCCATCTGGCCATCAGCTCCAGCACACCTGTTGATGATTTTCACACCAATGACGTCTGCAGCTTCCCTAATGCCAAGGTGaccaagctgctgctggactgTGGTGCTCAGGTAAATGCAGTGGATCATGAAGGAAACACTCCCCTCCATGTTATTGTCCAGTACAACCGACCAATCAGTGACTTCCTCACTCTACATGCCATTATCATCAACTTGGTCGAGGCTGGGGCCCACACAGATATGACCAATAAGCAGAAGAAGACTCCGCTGGACAAAAGTACCACAGGTGTGTCTGAGATTCTGCTGAAGACCCAGATGAAAATGAGCCTGAAGTGCCTGGCAGCGCGCGCTGTGCGACAGCACCAGATCACTTATCGCAACCAGATTCCCAAAACTCTGGAAGAGTTTGTGGAGTTCCACTGA
- the LOC102222642 gene encoding relaxin-3 receptor 1-like, with protein sequence MAALRNHNSTTLWNGSSVEPNDVDVPADGSPTLRILISTVYSVVCAAGLLGNVLVFFLMKARTGRRKRPSINLFILNLAVTDFQFVLTLPFWAVDIALDFSWPFGNAMCKIILTVTVMNMYASVFFLTAMSVTRYWSVASALKDRTRQRVCPVHWVIPGLWLCAMTASLPTAVFSTVRRVAGVRLCLMGFPDGKPWLLLHHLQKVLVGFVFPMLIVTVCYLLLLRFLRLRSMNNNNQVKRSAKVTRSVTIVVLSFFICWMPNHAITFWGVLVKLNVVNWDKAYYMVHTYLHPVTVCLAHTNSCLNPVLYCLMRREFRMKIKDMFWRISSPSGRNTCHLQPFSRTTREPDDTQTAIPLNNLETAFTDQCDTSVF encoded by the coding sequence ATGGCAGCGCTGCGAAATCACAACAGCACGACTTTGTGGAACGGATCCTCGGTGGAGCCGAATGATGTTGACGTGCCAGCGGATGGGTCTCCGACTTTGCGCATCCTCATCTCCACCGTCTACTCGGTAGTATGCGCTGCGGGACTCCTGGGGAACGTGCTGGTGTTCTTTCTGATGAAAGCGCGCACCGGCCGGAGAAAGAGACCCAGTATCAACCTGTTCATCCTGAACCTGGCGGTGACGGACTTCCAGTTTGTGCTCACTTTGCCGTTCTGGGCGGTGGACATAGCTCTGGATTTCAGCTGGCCGTTTGGAAACGCCATGTGCAAAATCATTCTCACAGTGACGGTGATGAACATGTACGCCAGCGTATTTTTCCTCACAGCCATGAGCGTCACTCGGTACTGGTCCGTGGCTTCGGCCCTGAAGGACAGGACCCGGCAGCGGGTGTGCCCAGTGCACTGGGTGATTCCCGGACTGTGGCTCTGCGCCATGACGGCCTCTTTGCCAACCGCAGTGTTCTCCACGGTAAGAAGGGTGGCGGGGGTGAGACTCTGTCTCATGGGCTTCCCGGACGGCAAACCTTGGCTTTTGCTTCACCACCTTCAAAAAGTTTTGGTAGGTTTTGTGTTCCCAATGCTGATAGTGACGGTGTGCTACCTGTTGCTGCTGCGCTTCTTACGTCTGCGCAGCATGAACAACAACAATCAGGTGAAACGGAGCGCCAAGGTGACCCGATCGGTCACCATCGTGGTCCTCTCCTTCTTCATCTGCTGGATGCCGAACCACGCCATCACCTTCTGGGGTGTTCTGGTGAAACTGAATGTGGTCAACTGGGATAAAGCCTATTACATGGTGCACACGTACCTCCATCCGGTCACCGTGTGCCTGGCGCACACCAACAGCTGCCTGAACCCGGTTTTGTACTGCCTAATGCGCAGGGAGTTCAGGATGAAGATAAAAGATATGTTCTGGAGAATTTCCTCTCCCTCGGGGAGGAACACATGTCATCTGCAGCCGTTCTCCAGAACAACCAGAGAGCCGGACGACACACAGACTGCCATCCCGCTGAACAACTTAGAGACGGCTTTTACGGACCAGTGCGACACCAGTGTGTTCTAG